A window of Microcystis aeruginosa FD4 contains these coding sequences:
- a CDS encoding sodium:solute symporter family protein — protein MEGISLAKAALLGPSEGIVTLIALGLAMLIVSYYAKWKLVKNTHDFVIAGRKLGLGFGIAGLLSVWTWVIGILLPIGVTFKYGLSGLFWFTVPNGAAVIAVIPFAKKLRRLMPHGYTISEFISARYAGAKLARVVVVAGILFGAIQIVTVNLKGASLMVATIFGLPEGVVATISSIVILLYISLGGLWASMATSTLMCLLIMVPSVLVTTAILGQVGGAEALWHTVQSQGGELLSVTRPDAFQNFGLTFALALITATIAGQEFWQVAWGIKERELGKTFFWGGGLYYVVALCLGVVGLVGIALKVDLARDIGGDPAALGPFLISHLGLPDWVIYLFVIIVLSACYSTCDGTLAAVSSVSAVDVIKPLFPDISDRSLFAWTRFSMVLAAGISVAVVLSGIDLVTLVLGTSIIRAAVLVPLILSIIWSRMNATAFTAGTIIGLIAGVFTLAKFGEEIGTYTVVAVSTIVPIVIALTNSRRFDYTQLRQAQDLSEIPDTSSVALR, from the coding sequence ATGGAAGGGATTAGTCTCGCTAAGGCAGCTCTACTTGGACCGAGCGAGGGAATTGTCACCCTGATCGCGTTAGGTCTGGCTATGTTGATTGTTTCCTACTACGCTAAGTGGAAACTGGTAAAAAACACCCACGATTTTGTGATTGCCGGTCGCAAGCTGGGTTTAGGATTCGGGATTGCCGGCTTACTTTCCGTCTGGACTTGGGTGATCGGGATTTTACTGCCGATCGGGGTCACCTTTAAGTACGGATTATCGGGCTTATTTTGGTTTACCGTCCCCAATGGTGCAGCGGTCATTGCCGTGATTCCCTTTGCCAAAAAGTTACGGCGATTGATGCCCCACGGTTATACTATCAGCGAGTTTATCTCCGCTCGTTACGCGGGAGCAAAATTGGCTCGCGTGGTCGTAGTCGCTGGTATCCTCTTCGGGGCGATCCAAATTGTCACGGTGAATCTCAAGGGAGCATCCCTGATGGTGGCGACGATCTTCGGTCTTCCAGAGGGGGTAGTGGCAACCATCTCCTCGATCGTTATTCTCCTGTACATCAGTTTAGGGGGACTCTGGGCATCCATGGCTACTTCTACCTTGATGTGTCTGCTGATTATGGTTCCCTCTGTCCTGGTCACCACGGCGATCTTAGGCCAGGTGGGCGGGGCGGAAGCCTTGTGGCACACCGTACAGAGTCAGGGCGGCGAACTTCTTTCGGTGACGCGACCGGATGCCTTCCAGAATTTCGGCTTAACCTTCGCCCTCGCGCTGATTACCGCCACGATCGCAGGACAGGAATTCTGGCAGGTGGCTTGGGGGATCAAAGAACGGGAATTAGGCAAAACCTTTTTCTGGGGTGGGGGACTCTACTATGTGGTCGCCCTCTGTCTAGGGGTGGTAGGGCTGGTGGGCATCGCGCTCAAGGTGGATCTGGCCCGGGATATTGGTGGTGATCCCGCCGCATTGGGTCCTTTTTTGATTTCCCATTTAGGCTTGCCCGATTGGGTGATCTACCTGTTCGTGATCATTGTGCTGTCGGCCTGCTATTCCACCTGTGACGGCACATTGGCGGCGGTTAGTTCGGTTTCTGCGGTGGATGTGATCAAGCCCCTGTTCCCCGATATTTCCGATCGCTCCCTCTTCGCTTGGACGCGGTTTTCGATGGTCTTAGCGGCGGGAATTTCGGTGGCGGTGGTGCTATCGGGAATCGATCTGGTGACGCTGGTACTGGGGACTTCCATCATCCGCGCCGCCGTTCTCGTACCCCTGATACTGTCGATCATCTGGTCGCGAATGAATGCCACGGCCTTTACCGCCGGGACGATCATCGGTCTGATTGCCGGGGTTTTCACCCTCGCCAAGTTCGGCGAGGAGATCGGTACCTATACGGTAGTCGCAGTCAGCACGATCGTCCCAATTGTGATTGCCTTGACCAATTCCCGACGCTTCGATTACACCCAACTACGTCAGGCACAGGATCTATCCGAGATACCGGACACTTCTTCTGTCGCGCTGCGATAA